ATCCACAATGTTTTTTTTGTGCAATTAATTTTAACACCTTCCATTTCATCAAAGACATAACGCATCTCATCAATACGATTATGTGATCCATATAAGACAAGCTTACAATGATACAAGGACCGACAGATTCTCCACCCAGCACATTCAGCACGTTTCACAAAATTTTCTAGCCTTTCTATTGCATTACACCGATAATAAGTTGCAGTAATGCATCTCATAGTACTTGCTGAGGCTATCCGGGTTCTGCGCTCAAAAGCCTCATTAATTGTAATCTCCATTTCCTCTAACCAGTCCTCCTGGGAATAGAGCTTAATCAACAAGGCGTCCAACCATGGTCTGTAATGTTCTTGTGGAATAAGCTTCAGCAATCCCTCTACCTTCTTCACTCTATCCGAATCTGAACTTTTACAATACGCACATATCATGGCCCTGATCAATggaatttcttttttgtttacaTGATCCCTTACTAGAGAATACATCTCTTCCATCTTCTCCAGATTACCTGATTGTCCATAGCCTCGAAGCATTAGCAGGTGGGTTTTCAAGTTAGGCTTGACAGGGCCTCCCTTCATCATTTGAAAAACTCTCTCCATGTCATGCCACATCGAAGCCGAGATATATCCAGCAATCAAATAATTATAAGTATTCTCACTGAGTTGGAGGTCCGACTCTTTTATCGCCTGGTATGTTTCTTCCATGTAATCCACCAGCACCAAGCGAGAGTAAAGAGATATGAGAATATTGTATGTGGCAATTGTAGGAGGACAAGCTGCATGCTTCTTCATATCACAGAACAACTCGTGACACATCTTTGCAAGACCATTGAACATAAAAG
This portion of the Arachis duranensis cultivar V14167 chromosome 6, aradu.V14167.gnm2.J7QH, whole genome shotgun sequence genome encodes:
- the LOC107492858 gene encoding pentatricopeptide repeat-containing protein At2g30780 isoform X2; this translates as MKRVWRFTSDAVAQAEHFCFHSHGIPNPKPNIPSFTTTTAAFTSPGLTRRHCTSGTPPPPHPLQDITPLFIEKRRLPFGEDLINKASVLKNQLVLEASDSNRVIEILDENSASLIESHVGGSVLLELLNQLDSWPSLALQVFDWRREKKNSGVDSPMSVYEYSKGIKAAGRCKDVHHAVEIFRDAAKKGMRTTSTYNALMSAFMFNGLAKMCHELFCDMKKHAACPPTIATYNILISLYSRLVLVDYMEETYQAIKESDLQLSENTYNYLIAGYISASMWHDMERVFQMMKGGPVKPNLKTHLLMLRGYGQSGNLEKMEEMYSLVRDHVNKKEIPLIRAMICAYCKSSDSDRVKKVEGLLKLIPQEHYRPWLDALLIKLYSQEDWLEEMEITINEAFERRTRIASASTMRCITATYYRCNAIERLENFVKRAECAGWRICRSLYHLVIADGVVHVQSLGDEGSPTH
- the LOC107492858 gene encoding pentatricopeptide repeat-containing protein At2g30780 isoform X3; translation: MKRVWRFTSDAVAQAEHFCFHSHGIPNPKPNIPSFTTTTAAFTSPGLTRRHCTSGTPPPPHPLQDITPLFIEKRRLPFGEDLINKASVLKNQLVLEASDSNRVIEILDENSASLIESHVGGSVLLELLNQLDSWPSLALQVFDWRREKKNSGVDSPMSVYEYSKGIKAAGRCKDVHHAVEIFRDAAKKGMRTTSTYNALMSAFMFNGLAKMCHELFCDMKKHAACPPTIATYNILISLYSRLVLVDYMEETYQAIKESDLQLSENTYNYLIAGYISASMWHDMERVFQMMKGGPVKPNLKTHLLMLRGYGQSGNLEKMEEMYSLVRDHVNKKEIPLIRAMICAYCKSSDSDRVKKVEGLLKLIPQEHYRPWLDALLIKLYSQEDWLEEMEITINEAFERRTRIASASTMRCITATYYRCNAIERLENFVKRAECAGWRICRSLYHFIADGVVHVQSLGDEGSPTH
- the LOC107492858 gene encoding pentatricopeptide repeat-containing protein At2g30780 isoform X1, which encodes MKRVWRFTSDAVAQAEHFCFHSHGIPNPKPNIPSFTTTTAAFTSPGLTRRHCTSGTPPPPHPLQDITPLFIEKRRLPFGEDLINKASVLKNQLVLEASDSNRVIEILDENSASLIESHVGGSVLLELLNQLDSWPSLALQVFDWRREKKNSGVDSPMSVYEYSKGIKAAGRCKDVHHAVEIFRDAAKKGMRTTSTYNALMSAFMFNGLAKMCHELFCDMKKHAACPPTIATYNILISLYSRLVLVDYMEETYQAIKESDLQLSENTYNYLIAGYISASMWHDMERVFQMMKGGPVKPNLKTHLLMLRGYGQSGNLEKMEEMYSLVRDHVNKKEIPLIRAMICAYCKSSDSDRVKKVEGLLKLIPQEHYRPWLDALLIKLYSQEDWLEEMEITINEAFERRTRIASASTMRCITATYYRCNAIERLENFVKRAECAGWRICRSLYHCKLVLYGSHNRIDEMRYVFDEMEGVKINCTKKTLWIMYKAYLNHGQRSMVLKILGQMFKHGYEVPLHAFPS